From Deinococcus aquaticus, one genomic window encodes:
- a CDS encoding cytochrome P450: MTNPVAAQVEFTPEQQRVQASVQALWHPQTLPDPYPAYAALRDLNPPGVLPVPEWGMTFVTSHAVNSAVLRSPLARSGAIISQMPGDTQGTRLLQPMMLFHNGPSHARLRGLVQAAFTPRVVEAQRELVQAVLNDLLDALPTDRDVDLVAGLAAPLPARVIMRMLGLRGDDEAKFMRWTQSVADLLGGAEGNPDLLARIEADASEMRAYFRDLADELRADPQPGLLSAMAAAQDGGERLSSDELLSNAVLLLAAGHETTSNLIPGGLLELARQPQAWAALVARPDHPNVADELLRVVSPVQLDGRTLAGDLTTTGADGQPITLPAGAHVQTLLAAANRDPGVFPDPDRIDWDRPNSARHLAFAAGAHYCLGASLARLEIAEVYAALARRSPNLTVTDPHPPFKANLVLRGPQELRVRLG; encoded by the coding sequence ATGACCAATCCGGTGGCAGCCCAGGTGGAGTTCACGCCCGAACAGCAGCGCGTGCAGGCGTCCGTGCAGGCCCTGTGGCACCCGCAGACCCTCCCGGACCCGTACCCGGCGTACGCGGCGCTGCGCGACCTGAACCCGCCCGGGGTGCTGCCCGTGCCGGAATGGGGCATGACCTTCGTCACGTCGCACGCCGTGAACAGCGCCGTGCTGCGCTCCCCGCTGGCGCGCTCGGGAGCCATCATCTCGCAGATGCCGGGCGACACGCAGGGCACCCGACTGCTGCAACCCATGATGCTGTTCCACAACGGCCCCTCGCACGCCCGCCTGCGCGGGCTGGTGCAGGCGGCCTTCACACCGCGCGTGGTCGAGGCGCAGCGCGAACTGGTGCAGGCGGTGCTGAACGACCTGCTGGACGCCCTGCCCACCGACCGGGACGTGGACCTCGTCGCCGGACTGGCCGCGCCCCTGCCGGCCCGCGTGATCATGCGGATGCTGGGCCTGCGCGGCGACGACGAGGCGAAATTCATGCGCTGGACCCAGAGCGTCGCGGACCTGCTGGGCGGCGCGGAAGGCAACCCGGACCTCCTGGCCCGCATCGAGGCGGACGCGAGCGAGATGCGCGCGTACTTCCGTGACCTGGCCGACGAACTGCGCGCCGACCCGCAACCCGGCCTGCTGAGTGCCATGGCCGCCGCGCAGGACGGGGGCGAACGCCTGAGTAGCGACGAACTGCTCTCGAACGCCGTGCTGCTCCTGGCCGCCGGGCACGAAACGACCAGCAACCTGATTCCCGGCGGCCTCCTCGAACTCGCCCGGCAACCCCAGGCCTGGGCCGCCCTGGTCGCCCGCCCCGACCACCCGAACGTCGCGGACGAACTGCTGCGCGTCGTCTCCCCCGTGCAACTCGACGGGCGCACCCTGGCCGGCGACCTCACCACGACCGGCGCGGACGGCCAGCCCATCACCCTCCCGGCCGGCGCGCACGTGCAGACCCTGCTGGCCGCCGCCAACCGCGACCCCGGCGTATTCCCCGACCCCGACCGCATCGACTGGGACCGCCCCAACAGTGCCCGGCACCTCGCCTTCGCCGCCGGCGCGCACTACTGCCTGGGCGCGTCCCTGGCCCGCCTGGAAATCGCGGAAGTGTACGCCGCGCTCGCCCGCCGCTCCCCGAACCTGACCGTCACCGACCCCCACCCCCCATTCAAGGCGAACCTCGTCCTGCGCGGCCCGCAGGAACTCAGGGTCCGGCTCGGGTAG
- the aguB gene encoding N-carbamoylputrescine amidase, which produces MRAPDTVKLAVVQMHVTDQLEDNVTRAIGHVRSAAAQGAQVILLPELFENLYFCQVEREEYFALAHPLEGHPFIGRFQELARELGVVLPVSYFEAAGQAHYNSLVCIDADGTLLGNYRKTHIPDGPGYEEKYYFNPGDTGFKVWDTRYGRVGVGICWDQWYPETARVMMLQGADFLLYPTAIGSEPAEVETPNSHHMWQRAMVGHAVSNSTYVAAANRIGTEVVGGLNQTYYGHTFVSDYTGEIVAELAETEEGALIHTLNIAEARKFRAGMGFFRDRRPELYGPLLTLDGVTRRG; this is translated from the coding sequence ATGAGAGCCCCCGACACCGTGAAGCTGGCCGTCGTGCAGATGCACGTCACGGATCAACTCGAAGACAACGTCACGCGCGCCATCGGTCACGTGCGCAGCGCCGCCGCGCAGGGCGCGCAGGTGATCCTGCTGCCGGAACTGTTCGAGAACCTGTACTTCTGTCAGGTGGAACGCGAGGAGTACTTCGCGCTGGCGCACCCGCTCGAGGGCCACCCGTTCATCGGGCGCTTTCAGGAACTGGCGCGCGAACTGGGCGTCGTGCTGCCCGTCTCTTACTTCGAGGCGGCCGGGCAGGCGCACTACAACAGCCTCGTGTGCATCGACGCGGACGGCACCCTCCTGGGCAACTACCGCAAGACACACATCCCCGACGGCCCCGGTTACGAGGAGAAGTACTACTTCAACCCCGGCGACACCGGCTTCAAGGTCTGGGACACCCGCTATGGGCGCGTGGGCGTGGGCATCTGCTGGGATCAGTGGTACCCGGAAACGGCCCGCGTGATGATGCTTCAGGGTGCGGACTTCCTGCTGTACCCCACCGCCATCGGCAGTGAACCGGCCGAGGTGGAAACCCCGAACAGCCACCACATGTGGCAGCGCGCCATGGTCGGCCACGCCGTGAGCAACAGCACGTACGTGGCCGCCGCCAACCGCATCGGCACCGAGGTCGTGGGCGGCCTGAACCAGACGTACTACGGGCACACCTTCGTCAGCGACTACACCGGCGAGATCGTCGCGGAACTGGCCGAGACCGAGGAAGGCGCCCTGATCCACACCCTGAACATCGCCGAGGCCCGCAAATTCCGCGCCGGGATGGGCTTCTTCCGCGACCGCCGCCCCGAACTGTACGGCCCGCTGCTGACCCTGGACGGCGTGACCCGCAGAGGCTGA
- the thrC gene encoding threonine synthase yields the protein MKYVSTRGMQDLGSFSDVLLSGLAPDGGLAMPESIPTFTPAQIGAWRGLSYADLAFEVMRPFISDIPEDDLRRLLRATYTEEAFHSEAITPLTPLGDAGPDGGGLFLLELSNGPSLAFKDMAMQFLGQVFEYVLERRDEHLNILGATSGDTGSAAEYAMLGKARVNVFMLSPHGRMSAFQQAQMFSLHDDNIFNIALEGVFDDCQDLVKAVNADAEFKARYDIGAVNSINWARVLAQAVYYFRAYLTLNLPDGQEADFSVPSGNFGNVFAGYLARSMGLPVGQLIVATNENDVLNDFFTGGVYHVRPAEQVAMTSSPSMDIGKASNFERYLYLITGSDAPQTHGWWQDVGEGRPVDLRGTPHWDAVQASGLKSGRSTHTDRLNTIRRVDREHGRLIDPHTADGVLIGERYQRPGVPMICLETALPAKFEETVQEAVGRLPERPARFEGIEGAPKRFEVLPNDVQTLKDFITAKLAGKLATI from the coding sequence ATGAAGTACGTTTCCACGCGCGGCATGCAGGACCTGGGGAGCTTCTCGGACGTACTGCTCTCGGGACTCGCCCCGGACGGCGGGCTGGCCATGCCCGAGAGCATTCCGACCTTCACGCCCGCGCAGATCGGAGCGTGGCGCGGCCTGAGTTACGCCGATCTGGCGTTCGAGGTCATGCGGCCCTTCATCAGCGACATTCCGGAAGATGACCTGCGCCGCCTGCTGCGCGCCACGTACACTGAAGAGGCGTTCCACAGCGAGGCGATCACGCCCCTGACCCCCCTGGGTGACGCGGGACCGGACGGGGGCGGCCTGTTCCTGCTGGAACTGTCGAACGGACCCTCGCTGGCATTCAAGGACATGGCCATGCAGTTCCTGGGGCAGGTGTTCGAGTACGTGCTGGAGCGGCGTGACGAGCATCTGAACATCCTGGGCGCCACCAGCGGCGACACCGGGTCGGCCGCCGAGTACGCCATGCTCGGCAAGGCCCGCGTGAACGTGTTCATGCTCTCCCCGCACGGCCGCATGAGTGCCTTTCAGCAGGCGCAGATGTTCAGCCTGCACGACGACAACATCTTCAACATTGCTCTGGAGGGCGTGTTCGACGACTGCCAGGACCTCGTGAAGGCCGTGAACGCCGACGCCGAATTCAAGGCCCGCTATGACATCGGCGCCGTGAACTCCATCAACTGGGCGCGGGTGCTGGCGCAGGCCGTGTACTACTTCCGCGCGTACCTGACCCTGAACCTGCCGGACGGGCAGGAGGCGGACTTCAGCGTGCCGTCCGGGAACTTCGGGAACGTGTTCGCCGGGTACCTCGCCCGCAGCATGGGCCTGCCCGTCGGGCAACTGATCGTCGCCACGAACGAGAACGACGTGCTGAACGACTTCTTCACCGGCGGCGTGTACCACGTGCGCCCGGCCGAACAGGTCGCCATGACCAGCAGCCCCAGCATGGACATCGGCAAGGCCAGCAACTTCGAACGCTACCTGTACCTGATCACGGGCAGCGACGCCCCGCAGACGCACGGCTGGTGGCAGGACGTCGGCGAGGGCCGCCCGGTGGACCTGCGCGGCACGCCGCACTGGGACGCCGTGCAGGCCAGCGGCCTGAAGTCCGGGCGCAGCACCCATACGGACCGCCTGAACACCATCCGCCGCGTGGACCGCGAGCACGGCCGCCTGATCGACCCGCACACCGCCGACGGCGTCCTGATCGGCGAGCGCTACCAGCGGCCCGGCGTGCCCATGATCTGCCTGGAAACCGCGCTGCCCGCCAAGTTCGAGGAAACCGTGCAGGAAGCAGTGGGCCGCCTGCCCGAGCGCCCCG